The Streptomyces sp. NBC_00286 nucleotide sequence GCCTCCAGGCGACCGCCGAGGAGCAGGTTTCCAAGAAGCCCAAGGCGTCGCTGGTCATGACCAAGGCGTCTACGGGCGAGATCCTGGCCGTCGCGAACTCCGGCCGCGGCTTCAACACCGCCTTCCAGGGCTCCCTGGCGCCCGGTTCCACGATGAAGATCATCTCGGCGTCGCTGCTCCTCGACAAGGGGCTCGCGTCGATGGACAAGCAGCACCCGTGCCCGAAGTTCTCCACGTACGGCGGCTGGAAGTTCCAGAACGACGACAAGTTCGAGATCAAGGGCGGCACGTTCAAGGCAAGCTTCGCGCGGTCCTGCAACACGGCCTTCATCAGCCAGGCCAAGAAGCTGAGCGACGACGATCTGACGAAGCAGGCCCAGGAGGTCTTCGGGCTCGGCAAGAACGACTGGCAGATCGGGGTGTCCAGCTTCGACGGCGCGGTGCCGGTGCAGTCGGACGCCCAGATGGCGGCCTCGCTGATCGGCCAGGGCGGGGTCCGGATGAACCCGCTGAACATGGCGTCGGTCGTCGCGACGGCGAAGACGGGCACGTTCCGCCAGCCCTACCTGGTGTCTCCGGACGTCGACGACCGTAAGTTGGCCAAGGCGCCCCGTTCGCTGTCCTCGTCCACGCGGGCCCAGCTGCAGGAGATGCTGCAGTACACGGCCGCGGCGGGAACGGCAGCCGAGGCGATGGCCGGCCTCGGCTCCGACTCCGGCGCGAAGACCGGCTCCGCGGAGGTCGACGGCCAGAAGAAGCCGAACGGCTGGTTCACGGCGTGGAAGGGCGACTTGGCTGCCGCTGGTGTGGTGCAGCAGGGCGGGCACGGCGGCGAGGCCGCAGGCCCGCTAGTGGCGGCGATGTTGAAGGCGGGCAGCTGAGCGCTCCCCTGCCCCCAGGAGGGGTGGTTCGAATACTGCGGGCCGTATGTGGCTGGTCGCGCAGTTCCCCGCGCCCCTAGAATGCCTGCGCCTTCCCGCGCCCCCTTCCGGGGCGCGGGGCCTGGCTCAATGAGCCACCGGCGCCCCCGCCATATACGTCCGCCGCAAGAAGCGGATCAGCGCCTTCTCGTCGAACTGGACCACCGCCACCCCCTCCGGCGAGTGAAACTCCATCACCGTCTGGACCCGGCCGCACGGCCATATGCGTACGTCACCGGACGCGGCCGGCGTCCGCAACCCGCGTTCGAGAAGGTCGCGCGCGACAACCCACTCGTGCCGGCCGGGAAGGGTGACGCGCACCTCGGCCGGCTCGGCCTCGGGGTCGTAGCGGAGGGCTACCGGTACGGCGGGCGTTTCCTGTGCCGAGTCCGTGACGATGTGGGCGCGCGCGTACTGCTCGACGGCGGACATCGGTCGCTCCTTCGCCGGGGGCCCAGAGGGACCCTGTGAGAACCCTTTGTGGTGATTTCTATCCAATGTCGCATATTTTCTGGATTGCGCCCCCAAAGATGTCGGCGGAGCTATTGATGGAAACCTCGCTCTTGCAAGCCGTTCGCAACAAGGCACTATCATCAAACGGTTAGCCAGCCGGCCGGACCCCGGAAGCGGAGCCCCTCCATGCACGTGCCCGACGGATTCATCAACGCCCCCGTCTCCCTGGCCACCGGAGTCATCGCCGCCGGAGCCGTAGCCACCAGCCTGCGCGGCGCCCGGCGCGAACTCGACGAGCGCACCGCCCCGCTCGCGGGCCTGGTCGCCGCGTTCATCTTCGCCGTGCAGATGCTGAACTTCCCCGTCGCCGCAGGCACCAGCGGCCACCTCCTGGGCGGCGCCCTGGCCGCGATACTCGTAGGCCCCTACACGGGGGTCCTCTGCGTCTCGGTCGTCCTCCTCATGCAGGGCATCCTCTTCGCGGACGGCGGCCTCACCGCGCTCGGCGTGAACATCACGATCATGGCGGTGGTCACGACGGTCGTGGCGTACGCCGTATTCCGCGGCCTTGTAAAGCTCCTGCCCAAGAAGCGCCGCTCCATTACCGTCTCCGCGTTCATCGCCGCCGTGCTCTCCGTGCCGGCCTCCGCCGCGGCCTTCACGCTCCTCTACGCGATCGGCGGCACCACGGACGTACCCATCGGGCAGGTCCTGACCGCGATGGTCGGCGTCCACGTCCTCATCGGCATCGGCGAGGCCGCGATCACCGCGCTCACGGTCGGCGCCGTCATCGCCGTACGACCGGACCTCGTGTACGGCGCCCGTGGGCTGACCGCCCCACTGAAGCTCCGCGTGAACGGCGAGCTGGTCGACGCCCCGGCCGCCGAACCCGCCCCCGTCGCCGCCCGGTCCCCCCGCAAGGTCCTGCTCGCGGGCCTCGCGGCCTCCCTCGTCCTCGCCGGTTTCGTCAGCTTCTACGCCTCCGCCAGCCCCGACGGCCTGGAGAAGGTCGCCGCCGACAAGGGCTTCGACGCCAAGGTCGAGGACCACGCCGCCGCCGACTCACCGCTGGCCGACTACGGCATCGAGGGCATCACCAACTCCCGTCTCTCCGGCGGGCTCGCGGGCGTGATCGGCGTGGGCCTCACGGTGGTCGCGGGCACGGGCGTCTTCTGGGCCGTACGCAAGCGCCGTACGACCGAGACCTCGCCCTCGTCAGTTCCCGAGAACGTCTGACATGGGTGCGGGCCACGCGCACAAGCTCTACCGGCACGGGCACTCGCCCGTGCACGCCCTGCCGCCGCACACCAAGCTCGCGGCCGTCTTCGCCTTCGTCATCGTCGTCGTCTCGACCCCGCGCGAGGCGATGTGGGCCTTCGCGCTGTACGCACTGCTGCTGGCGAGCGTGGCGTACGCGGCCCGCGTACCGGCCGGCTTCCTGCTGAAGCGGCTGCTCATCGAGGTGCCGTTCGTGGCCTTCGCGGTACTGATGCCGTTCGTGGCGCAGGGCGAGCGCGTGGACGTACTCGGCATGTCCCTGAGCGTGAACGGCCTGTGGGGCGCCTGGAACGTACTGGCCAAGGGCACCCTCGGCGTCGCCACCTCCGTACTGCTCGCATCCACCACCGAACTGCGCGAACTGCTCCTGGGACTACAGCGGTTGAAGCTCCCGCCACTCCTCGTGCAGATCGCCTCCTTCATGATCCGCTACGGCGACGTCATCGCGGACGAGATGCGGCGGATGAAGATCGCCCGCGAATCGCGCGGCTTCGAGGCCCGGGGCGTACGGTCCTGGGGCGTCCTCGCCAAGTCGGCGGGCGCGCTGTTCATCCGCTCGTACGAGCGCGGGGAGCGGGTGCATCTCGCCATGGTGAGCCGGGGTTACGCCGGTTCCATGCCGGTCATCGACGAGGTGACCGCGTCCCGGGCGCAGTGGTCGTACGCCCTCGCCCTGCCCGTCGCCGCCCTCGTCGTCTGCGTGTTGGGATGGACCCTGTGACTCCTTCTCTCGAGGTCTCGGGCCTCGCCTTCGCGTACCCGGACGGCCATCAGGCGCTGTTCGGCGTCGACTTCACCATCGCGCGCGGTGAACGCGTGGCGCTGCTCGGGCCGAACGGCGCCGGGAAGACCACGCTCGTACTGCACCTCAACGGCATCCTCACCGGCGGCACCGGCACCGTGACGGTCGCCGGGCTGCCCGTAGGCAAGCAGCACATGGCGGAGATCCGGCGGAAGGTCGGCATCGTCTTCCAGGATCCGGACGACCAGCTGTTCATGCCGACCGTGCGCGAGGACGTGGCCTTCGGGCCCGCGGCGGCCGGTCTGAAGGGGCCGGAGCTGGAGGCGCGGGTCCGCACGGCGCTGGAGCGGGTCGGCATGGAGGCCTTCGCGGACCGTCCCCCGCACCATCTGTCGTTCGGGCAACGACGGAGGGTGGCGGTCGCGACCGTGCTGGCGATGGAGCCGGAGATTCTGGTCCTGGACGAGCCGTCGTCCAATCTGGACCCCGCCTCGCGGCGCGAACTCGCCGACATCCTGCGGTCGTTGGACGTCACCGTCCTCATGGTCACCCACGACCTGCCGTACGCCCTCGAACTGTGCCCCCGCTCACTGATCCTCAGCGAGGGCGTGATCGCCGCGGACGGCAAGACGGGCGAACTGCTCTCCGACGAGGAACTCATGCGGGAACATCGCCTGGAGCTGCCCTTCGGCTTCGACCCGGCCTCCGTGACAATGGGCGCGTGACGAACGAGAAGACCACAGGCACGCGCGACGGCTCGCTGCTCCTGGACGACCAGCTGTGCTTCGCGCTGTACGCCGCCCATCGCGCGGTGACGGCCGCGTACCGCCCGCTGCTCGACGAGCTCGGCCTGACCTACCCCCAATACCTCGTCCTACTGGTCCTGTGGGAGCGCGGCGAGACCCCGGTCAAGGAGCTGGCAGCAGCCCTGCGGCTCGACTACGGCACCGTCTCCCCACTGCTGAAGCGGCTGGAGGCGGCGGGTCTGGTCCGGCGTGAGCGGTCGGCGCGGGACGAGCGGTCGGTGCTCGTCGCGGTGACGGGGCGCGGGGAGGAGCTGCGGGAGCGCGCAGAGTGCGTACCGGGCGCGCTTCTCATGGCGACAGGGCTCGGCGGGCCTGAGATCGCGCGGTTGCGCGAGGACTTGTGGCGGCTGGCGGAGAAGGCGGAGGCCGCGGCGGCGGACCGTACGCGCTGATCTCGCGTTACCCGCGGTTGCTACCCCCCGGTAACAGAGACCCGTAGGCCGCCACGTACCTTGTGCACGATGTACTTGTGCGCATGGGTTTCTGGGGGAGGCCAACCATGACTGACGACACCACCGCTGTCGTCGACACCCGTCCAACGAAGATCATGTACGTCGCCGAGGCCACCGCGCACGGCGGCCGGGACGGCTATGTCACCAGCCAGGACGGCCAGATCGACCTGAGGGTCGCGATGCCGCCCGCGCTCGGCGGGGACGGCAACGGCACGAATCCGGAGCAGCTGTTCGCGGCCGGTTTCAGCGCCTGCTTCCACAACGCGCTGGTCCTCGTCGGCCGCCGCTCCGGCTTCGACCTCACCGGCTCCACGGTCGCGGCCAAGGTCGGCATCGGCCCGAACAAGCAGCGCGGCTACGGACTCGCCGTCGCCCTCAGCGTCTCGCTCCCCGTCCTCGACGCGGGCATCGCCTCGAAGCTGGTGGACGCGGCGCACGAGGTCTGCCCGTACTCGAACGCGACGCGCGGCAATATCGAGGTCACGATCCTGCTGGGCTAGGAATCGCGGGTGTTGGGCTGTTGTTGCCCCCCTGTCGGCCGTTTCTGGCCGGGAGTGACGGGAGTACGGCGTGGACGTGAACGTGAACGTGAGCGGCACGGTGGCGGAGGGCTTCGAGCCGGTCCGGGACGCGTTCGTACGCAACTTCACGGCGCTCGGGGAGCGGGGCGCGGCGGTGGCCGTGTACCGGGACGGCCACAAAGTGGTCGACCTGTGGGCCGGGCTGCGGGACGTGTCGGATTCCTCCGCCCCCTGGGAGCGCGGCACCGCCCAGATCGTGCGCTCGGCGACGAAGGGCGTCGCCGCGGCCGTACCCCTTCTCCTGCATCAGCGCGGCCAGTTGGACCTGGACGCGCCGGTGGCGGAGTACTGGCCCGAGTTCAAGGCGGCGGGCAAGGAGCGGGTGCTGGTCCGGCAGGTGCTGTCACACCGGGCCGGGCTGCCGGTGCTGGACCGCCCGCTGACACCGGCGGAGGCGCTGGACCCGATGCGGGGCGCGGAGGCCGTAGCGCTGCAGGCCCCGGTATGGGAACCGGGCACGGACCACGGCTATCACGCGCTGACGTTCGGCTGGCTCGTGGACGAGCTGGTGCGGAGGGTGACGGGCCGGGGCATCGGGGCGTGGATCGCCGAAGAGATCGCCGCGCCGCGGGGCCTGGACCTCTGGATCGGCCTACCGGACGCGGAGGCGGGCCGCGTCGGCCGGGTCGGCCGACTCGAGACCCCCGCGACCGCCGGAGGCCTCCGTACGCGCCCCAAACGCACGGTCTCCGAGGCGTACGACGACCCCACCTCCCTCACCCGGCGGGCCTTCGCCGCGATCACTCCGTTCCCCGACCAGAACGACCCGGCGTACCGCGCGGCCACGCTCCCCGCGACGAACGGCATCGCGACGGCGGACGGCCTGGCCCGCTTCTACGCCTCACTGATCGGTGAAGTGGACGGCGTACCAAGCCTGTTCACGCCGACGACACTGGCAGCGGCCCGCACGGAGGAATCCGAGGGCCCCGACCGCATCCTGGTGATCAACACCCGCTTCGGCCTCGGCCACATGCTCCACAGCTCAGCCTCCCCCTTCCTGTCCCCCGGCTCCTTCGGCCACCCGGGCCGCGGCGGCCCCCTCGGCTTCGCCGACCCCGATTCGGGCATCGCGCTCGGCTATGTGACGAACGGCTTCCGCAAGACGGTTACGGCGGATCCGCGGGCTCAGGCCTTGGTGCGGGCGGTACGGGCGGCTGCGGCCCTGTAAGCGGCGGGCTTCACGCCGCGTGCAGCATCAGGCCGATGCCCACGACGAGGAGGGCCGCCGCGGCGACCCTCGGCGCCCCGAACCGCTCCTTGAAGAACACCGCGCCGATGGCCGCACCGACGATGATCGAGCTCTCCTAGTCGCGCGCGATCAACCAGCGCACGGCTAGTGGTGACCAACACCGACACCAGACACGGCCTCGACCGTACCGAGGAATCCAGGGCCCCGGCGTTCTCACCTGGATATCCGGTTTCGCGGTGATCTTGTGTTGAGGGGGCCCTGAACTGGCGGGCGGCCACCCGCCGACCGGAGCAGGGCCAGGTCGAGGCGAAGTCCCGACCTGGGCTTTGTCGTGTCACAGTCGTGTGACCACTCCGACCCCCAGCACCTCGCCTGCGCATGATGTCCCCCGGACGTACACCATCCAGGGGGAATCATGCGTATCCGTACCACCACCGCAGCCGTCACCGCCGCACTCGCCGTCAGCCTTGTCGGCTGCAGCAGCGACAACGGCACCGACAGCAAGGCCGACACCGCCCCGAGCAGCGCACCGGCGGCTCCGAACACCGCGGACAGCAGTGACACCTCCGAGGCCGACAAGGTCGCCCTCCCGGAGCCCACCGGCGACAAGAGAACCGCCGCCATCGCGGCCATAAGAGACGTCAACCCGAAGCTAGTCCAAGACGAGGGCAAGGCCATCGAAAAGGCGCGCTACCAGTGTGTGAACCTCGATGGAGGTGTCTCGGACACGGTCAACAGTGCAATGGAACTGTTCTCCTACGACGGCGTCATGCTGACCGAGGACGACGCACGTCACCTCAACATCGGGCTGCGCAACACACTCTGTCCCGAAGCCTGAACGGCCACCGCCTCCGGCCCGGCCGCATCCGTATGCGGCCGGGCCTCTCCGTATCCGACGTGTGCGTCGTCTGCGGCCCCGGCACGCACCCAAGGAGCTACCGAGGAATCAGAGCGCATTTGAGATTCACTGCTGCACCTTTTCTGGTCAAGTAACTTGATCGGCATGGATCAGGGGCGGGCAGTTGAAGCGTTTCGTCTCGAGGCCGGGCAACTTGCGCGGGCGATGACCGGGGTCTCGGCGGCCGAGTGGCGTCTGCCGACGCGGTGTGCACCGTGGACGGTGAGCGACTTGCTGGCTCATGTCCGGGTGGTGATTGCCTGGCTGCCGGGCATGCTGGCCGCACCGGCGCCGACTCATGCCGAGGTCTCGGCAGTTGAGTACTATCGGTCCGACGACCGTTTCGCTCCGGACACCAACGCGGCTCGCATCGCTCTGGCCCAAGACCATGCGGCCGAACAGCTCAGCGGCGCCGCGCTCGCCGACGACTTCAACGCCACTTGGCAACGGGTAGACCGACTGTGCCGGGCCGAGCCCGAAGGGCGTGTGGTTCGCACCCGGCACGGCGATCCGATGCTCCTGTCGGAGTTCCTGCTGACGCGGGTGGTTGAGGTCTCCGTGCATGGCCTGGACCTGGCTGACGCCCTGGGGCGCGAGCCGTGGCTGACTTCCCAGGCCGCAGATCTGGTGCAGGATCTTCTGCTCGGCCCGGACGGGGCAGCGGCACTGGCGAAGCTGGGATGGGGTCAGCTTCGCTTCCTGCTCAAGGCGACGGGGCGCGAGCCGATCACCAGGGAGGAAGCATGGGACGTCAGCCGCCTGGGCATCCAATGGCTCACGCTGGGGTGAAAGCGTCGTCAACTGGCCCCAGCGAAACGGCAGATCTCCACACGCTCTCATGGCGCGCGACGAGACCGGGGCGTACGGGAGTGCCTCATACAGCCACCTGGCCAGCGAAGTTACATGAACAGAGCTTGACGTCATTGTCGGCGAGGCGAACCGACGTGACCTGTCGGACCCCGACGTCGGACCCCGACGACCTGGCCGAGCGGTGCGTCAGCCTCGGGTGGACCCGGCCCCACGCCTGGGCTTCGGCCTTGCCGTAGTTGCCAACAAGTCACTTCAGGAGAGCCGCACCCAATGCCACTCCAGTCCCGAGCCGGATGGCGGAGACCTGGACATTGGGTGCCGACTCTCCACGCCATCGACCAGGCTACGAAGTCCGGCGGGCGGCTCAATACGTTCAAGGGATCAATCGGAGCATTCAGGGATATTTGACCCTAGGGTTGGGGGTTATGATCGGCCACCAGCGAGTGCGGGACGCCGAAGGGAGCGCGGTCCGACTCCTCGCGCTGTCGGATGGCGTGTTCGCCATCGCGATGACACTGCTCGCGCTGGACATCACGCTGCCCTCCGGGCTGGACCCCGCCCGTTTCGAGCAAGCGCTGGGGGATGTGATGCCCAACGTGTGGGCGTATGCCCTCAGCTTTGTGGTCATCGCAGCGTTCTGGCGAGGCCACCACCAGATCTTCCGATACGCGCGGGCGGTGGATGGGACGGTCACCAAGCTCGGGCTGCTGAGCCTGGGGCTGATCGCCATGATGCCCTTTCCCACCACTTTGCTGGCCGAGTACGGGGACCTGTCGCGGTCGGTCGCCGTGTACTCCGGCGCCGTCGCGGCCATGGGGGCCACACAACTCGCGCTGATGGTCGCCATGTGGAAGCGCCCTTGGCTGAGTAGTGCGGCACTGCCCGATCCTGTCGCGCGCAACGATGTGGCCGATCTGGCGTCGACGGTGCTGGTCTTCGCCGTCGCCGTGCCGCTCGCCTTCATCTCTCCGACGGGCGCGAAGCTGTGGTGGGCGGTGCTGATCCCGGTCAAGTTCCTGACGGGCAGGCGGGACAAGCGCCTGCGCGCGGCTACTCAGCAGCTCGGCGCCTAGCTGGGAATCCTTTTGTGCAGGGCCGAGGAGCCGCGCAAGTCGTGCAGCGCTCCTCGGCCCCATTCGTGTGGGGAACTTGGCCGCTTGGCGCTCCACGGCCCGAACCCACTGCTCGTTGTGGCGTCTCGTCACCGGGGCGCCTTCCGCTCTTCGCGGGCGATCTCACGGTTCGTGGCGATGTCTTCGGCGATTCCGGCAGCCAGGAGCGCGGCGCCGGGGGTGTGGCCGGAGTCGACGTAGCGCCAGTGCCGATCAGTGACCGCGCCAGGGACATTCGTCGACATGGCCCACGTGACGCGCGCGTTCGGCGCGGACAGCCGCGTATGTCGTCGAGTAGGCGCGGGACTTGGTGAGGACGTGGCCCCGGTGGCCGAGGGTGTGGGCCCAGGTACGCAGGCGCAGGGACGCGTACTCGGGGAGGCCGCCGAGGCGCCAGCAGGTACGCATGAGGGTGCGGACATGCTCGCTCCTTAACAAGGGATTAGGTCTTGACCATGCCTCCACACCCACACCAGGCCACCCAACCACCGAACATCCCGCCGCTGTCGGCCGGGCCGTGCGGGCCGCGTACGTCGGCCCGCTGACGGCAGGCCTATGGGCGGTTGCCCCGCCCCAGGGTGTCCTCCAGCCAGTCGAAGACGAGCTCGCAGTGCTGCTGTGGCGCCATCGGCGAGCAGTGCAGCTGGGCACCGGTGGCCGCCGTCAGCAGCTGGAAGTCCTTGGGGGCACGCAGCAGTTCGTAGAACGCGCGCGGCTGGCCGGGGTAGAACTGCTCGTCGTCGTAGTCCAGCACGAGCGTGGGGCACTTGATACGGCCCACGACCCCGGTGATGTCGAGCGCCATGATCCGTTGGGCCGGTGTCCAGAAGTCGGTGAAGATCCGGCCCTGACGGGCGGCCAGCATCGCGGGGATCGAGAACGGCTCGACCCGCTTCGCGATCGTCGCCGCTTCCTCCGGGCTCAGCTCGGGGACGACCTCTTCGTTCCAGATGTGGTTGGTCTCCGCCTTGTCGGGGCTCACGATGCTCCGGAGCTCCGGCGGAAAACCCAGCCACGGCGAGAGCACTCCCGGCATCGCGACCAGCGCTGCGATCCTGCGTTCGAAGGCCGCTGCGCGCGGCGCGAGGTCGCCGCCCATCGACAGCCCGGTCAGGGCGATGCGCCGCTCGTCGACGTCCCTGCGGCGCTCCAGCCAGTCCACCAGGGGAGAGACGACCCGCTCCCAGCGAGGGGTGAAGACGACCTGGTCGACGAAGAGCAGCCGGCCCTGGCCGGGTCCGTCGTACACGAGCGCGTTCCAACCGCGGGCGAGCGCTGCGGAGACCCCGTACGTCCACATGTCGACGTTCTGGCCGTCGCTGCCGTTGGTGAGGATGACGGTCGGCCTGGCCCTGCCGGAGGTATCGGGGCGGAAGAACCAGACAGGGATCGACGTCCCGCCCTCGTACGGGACCTGATCGGTGATCGCCGCCGGTGTGCACAGCCGGGCGAACGTGTCCCAGGAGCGACGCCCGGCGAGGTAGAGCTCTTCCTCGTCGCCGGGGGTGTCCGAGCCGAGCACGAAGAACAGCGCCTGGTCGTAGTACTGGGCCGCCCGCAGCGAGCGGGAGCGCCGGGTCTGCGGATGCCGGGTCGCGGTGGCCGTCAGCCGGTCCCCCCAGCGCCGGAACTCCGCGGTGAAGGTCTGCTGCTCCGCCCCCGCGGCGTTGATCGCGTTGACCGCGGTCAGGACCTCGCCGACCTCGCTCGAGCCGAACCCGGCGCCGCCCAGGGCCAGCAGCGCGGCGAAGTTGAGCGCAGGGTCCGTGAACAGTTGCATGGCTCCGGGCGTCGGCGACGCGGCCGCGGTCGTGGACGACGGGCTGGACGTGGCTGACCCACGGGCTCCGGCGGGTACCAGCGCAGAGGCCGTCGGCGCCGAGGCCACAAGGGCTGCTCCGGCTCCGGCCGCCAGGCCTGCGAGCGCCCCCCGTCGGGTGGGCCTCGCCGCTCTCTCTGAGGATGCGTTCGTCATGCCCGGACACGCTAGGAGCCTGCGTCGCCCGGGCCGCAGCGCCACTCCCACCGGTCCTCCGAACGGCCCGCGCCCCAACGCCAGGACGAGCGGCAGGCTGCCATGCCCGGCGACGGACCGGTGGGGCTACAGCCGCGCTGACTGCGCTGTAGACGGTTCCCTGCGAGGCCTGCCCTGTCCGGTCGATCAGGCCGGATCAGCGAGCGGGGGGCGTGGTGCATCGCAGGCCCGAGGATGGGGTCCCCCGCCGAAGGCAGGGGGAGAGCCCACGCGGAGCGTAGGCGA carries:
- a CDS encoding penicillin-binding transpeptidase domain-containing protein, coding for MGNRGRAGERGRTKPAVIGGMIAVVVGGAGFGVYTVYGGGAAADDSASTAAERKAAVKKGPLSAAEVKSAATTFLTAWQGGNVTEAAAATDDKAAARTLLTGFGKEAHIKDVTLTPGARTGAKMPFSVKGTVSYKGQTKALAYDSQLTVVRGAEDGEPVVDWQSAVVHPDLQDGDRLVTGEAGTPPVKALDRDGGELTAAKYPSLGTVLDGLREKYGKKAGGKAGIELRVVRKGSTADSAKATEGDEGTPDKTLLELSKGTPGTLRTTLNPSLQATAEEQVSKKPKASLVMTKASTGEILAVANSGRGFNTAFQGSLAPGSTMKIISASLLLDKGLASMDKQHPCPKFSTYGGWKFQNDDKFEIKGGTFKASFARSCNTAFISQAKKLSDDDLTKQAQEVFGLGKNDWQIGVSSFDGAVPVQSDAQMAASLIGQGGVRMNPLNMASVVATAKTGTFRQPYLVSPDVDDRKLAKAPRSLSSSTRAQLQEMLQYTAAAGTAAEAMAGLGSDSGAKTGSAEVDGQKKPNGWFTAWKGDLAAAGVVQQGGHGGEAAGPLVAAMLKAGS
- a CDS encoding SsgA family sporulation/cell division regulator gives rise to the protein MSAVEQYARAHIVTDSAQETPAVPVALRYDPEAEPAEVRVTLPGRHEWVVARDLLERGLRTPAASGDVRIWPCGRVQTVMEFHSPEGVAVVQFDEKALIRFLRRTYMAGAPVAH
- a CDS encoding energy-coupling factor ABC transporter permease, coding for MHVPDGFINAPVSLATGVIAAGAVATSLRGARRELDERTAPLAGLVAAFIFAVQMLNFPVAAGTSGHLLGGALAAILVGPYTGVLCVSVVLLMQGILFADGGLTALGVNITIMAVVTTVVAYAVFRGLVKLLPKKRRSITVSAFIAAVLSVPASAAAFTLLYAIGGTTDVPIGQVLTAMVGVHVLIGIGEAAITALTVGAVIAVRPDLVYGARGLTAPLKLRVNGELVDAPAAEPAPVAARSPRKVLLAGLAASLVLAGFVSFYASASPDGLEKVAADKGFDAKVEDHAAADSPLADYGIEGITNSRLSGGLAGVIGVGLTVVAGTGVFWAVRKRRTTETSPSSVPENV
- the cbiQ gene encoding cobalt ECF transporter T component CbiQ, with translation MGAGHAHKLYRHGHSPVHALPPHTKLAAVFAFVIVVVSTPREAMWAFALYALLLASVAYAARVPAGFLLKRLLIEVPFVAFAVLMPFVAQGERVDVLGMSLSVNGLWGAWNVLAKGTLGVATSVLLASTTELRELLLGLQRLKLPPLLVQIASFMIRYGDVIADEMRRMKIARESRGFEARGVRSWGVLAKSAGALFIRSYERGERVHLAMVSRGYAGSMPVIDEVTASRAQWSYALALPVAALVVCVLGWTL
- a CDS encoding energy-coupling factor ABC transporter ATP-binding protein, which gives rise to MDPVTPSLEVSGLAFAYPDGHQALFGVDFTIARGERVALLGPNGAGKTTLVLHLNGILTGGTGTVTVAGLPVGKQHMAEIRRKVGIVFQDPDDQLFMPTVREDVAFGPAAAGLKGPELEARVRTALERVGMEAFADRPPHHLSFGQRRRVAVATVLAMEPEILVLDEPSSNLDPASRRELADILRSLDVTVLMVTHDLPYALELCPRSLILSEGVIAADGKTGELLSDEELMREHRLELPFGFDPASVTMGA
- a CDS encoding MarR family winged helix-turn-helix transcriptional regulator, with product MTNEKTTGTRDGSLLLDDQLCFALYAAHRAVTAAYRPLLDELGLTYPQYLVLLVLWERGETPVKELAAALRLDYGTVSPLLKRLEAAGLVRRERSARDERSVLVAVTGRGEELRERAECVPGALLMATGLGGPEIARLREDLWRLAEKAEAAAADRTR
- a CDS encoding organic hydroperoxide resistance protein; this encodes MTDDTTAVVDTRPTKIMYVAEATAHGGRDGYVTSQDGQIDLRVAMPPALGGDGNGTNPEQLFAAGFSACFHNALVLVGRRSGFDLTGSTVAAKVGIGPNKQRGYGLAVALSVSLPVLDAGIASKLVDAAHEVCPYSNATRGNIEVTILLG
- a CDS encoding serine hydrolase domain-containing protein, producing MNVSGTVAEGFEPVRDAFVRNFTALGERGAAVAVYRDGHKVVDLWAGLRDVSDSSAPWERGTAQIVRSATKGVAAAVPLLLHQRGQLDLDAPVAEYWPEFKAAGKERVLVRQVLSHRAGLPVLDRPLTPAEALDPMRGAEAVALQAPVWEPGTDHGYHALTFGWLVDELVRRVTGRGIGAWIAEEIAAPRGLDLWIGLPDAEAGRVGRVGRLETPATAGGLRTRPKRTVSEAYDDPTSLTRRAFAAITPFPDQNDPAYRAATLPATNGIATADGLARFYASLIGEVDGVPSLFTPTTLAAARTEESEGPDRILVINTRFGLGHMLHSSASPFLSPGSFGHPGRGGPLGFADPDSGIALGYVTNGFRKTVTADPRAQALVRAVRAAAAL
- a CDS encoding maleylpyruvate isomerase N-terminal domain-containing protein, coding for MDQGRAVEAFRLEAGQLARAMTGVSAAEWRLPTRCAPWTVSDLLAHVRVVIAWLPGMLAAPAPTHAEVSAVEYYRSDDRFAPDTNAARIALAQDHAAEQLSGAALADDFNATWQRVDRLCRAEPEGRVVRTRHGDPMLLSEFLLTRVVEVSVHGLDLADALGREPWLTSQAADLVQDLLLGPDGAAALAKLGWGQLRFLLKATGREPITREEAWDVSRLGIQWLTLG
- a CDS encoding TMEM175 family protein, which gives rise to MIGHQRVRDAEGSAVRLLALSDGVFAIAMTLLALDITLPSGLDPARFEQALGDVMPNVWAYALSFVVIAAFWRGHHQIFRYARAVDGTVTKLGLLSLGLIAMMPFPTTLLAEYGDLSRSVAVYSGAVAAMGATQLALMVAMWKRPWLSSAALPDPVARNDVADLASTVLVFAVAVPLAFISPTGAKLWWAVLIPVKFLTGRRDKRLRAATQQLGA
- a CDS encoding replication initiator, coding for MRTCWRLGGLPEYASLRLRTWAHTLGHRGHVLTKSRAYSTTYAAVRAERARHVGHVDECPWRGH
- a CDS encoding alpha/beta hydrolase family protein, translating into MQLFTDPALNFAALLALGGAGFGSSEVGEVLTAVNAINAAGAEQQTFTAEFRRWGDRLTATATRHPQTRRSRSLRAAQYYDQALFFVLGSDTPGDEEELYLAGRRSWDTFARLCTPAAITDQVPYEGGTSIPVWFFRPDTSGRARPTVILTNGSDGQNVDMWTYGVSAALARGWNALVYDGPGQGRLLFVDQVVFTPRWERVVSPLVDWLERRRDVDERRIALTGLSMGGDLAPRAAAFERRIAALVAMPGVLSPWLGFPPELRSIVSPDKAETNHIWNEEVVPELSPEEAATIAKRVEPFSIPAMLAARQGRIFTDFWTPAQRIMALDITGVVGRIKCPTLVLDYDDEQFYPGQPRAFYELLRAPKDFQLLTAATGAQLHCSPMAPQQHCELVFDWLEDTLGRGNRP